A window of Candidatus Hydrogenedentota bacterium genomic DNA:
CGCGGGGTTGTCGTTCTGGTGGGTGACGCACCAGTCCCACGCGGCAACCATGGCCGTGCTGGTCGCCGAACCCGTCGTGCCGTACGAGATTTTCAGCGCATACAGCTTCGCGTTGTACGCCACGCCGCCGATATAGCTGCCCACCGTGCCCAGGTCGCCCGCCGCTATCCCCGCGCAACAGGTGCCGTGAGCCTGAGTATTGGGTATCGGGTTGGCGTCGCTATCGCCGAAGTCGTAACCGCCAAGGACTTTCGCGTTGGGGAAAACACCCGCGCCCAGGCGCGCGTGGGTGTAGTCGATCCCCGTATCGCACACGGCAATCGACATGCCGTTTCCGTTGTAACAGGTGCGCACCGTGGTGGCGTTCATCAGCGGGATGCCTTGGGCCAGATGCGATTCGAGGATGCGGACCGGCTCGACGAATTTCACCGCGGCATCCGCCAACAACCGCTGCAGGCCAGCCTTTGAAACCCGGCCAGCGAACCCGGCGAAATTGTCAAAACGCAAGTGCTCTTCGAACTCCAGAGCGGTCAGCCGCGACAATACCGCCTCCGCGGCCGCGTGGTTCCGCGCGCGCAATACGCCGCGGAACTGCGCTTCACTCCCCGCCGTGCCGCGGTCCGGCGGGTCCGGTTGTTCGAGCGTCACAATAACGTCGGTCATCGCGGCGATTTCGAGAAGCTGCGCCACCTCCGCGGCCAGGACGTCCCGGTCAAATGGTATTT
This region includes:
- a CDS encoding S8 family serine peptidase — protein: MTEPRAAGRFVAVAVCAMVLSSFPAAAVQPAQAQLTLSQIPFDRDVLAAEVAQLLEIAAMTDVIVTLEQPDPPDRGTAGSEAQFRGVLRARNHAAAEAVLSRLTALEFEEHLRFDNFAGFAGRVSKAGLQRLLADAAVKFVEPVRILESHLAQGIPLMNATTVRTCYNGNGMSIAVCDTGIDYTHARLGAGVFPNAKVLGGYDFGDSDANPIPNTQAHGTCCAGIAAGDLGTVGSYIGGVAYNAKLYALKISYGTTGSATSTAMVAAWDWCVTHQNDNPAYPILVISTSFGGGRYYSTAEGDAASPSMTIAANNAVAAGITVLASSGNDGYCDSMGWPACISSVISVGAVYDADFGHYYPCVNAASCASKIATSGCSTGYYVDDSTAPDKVTAYSNTASFLTLLAPANACYTTDITGSSGYSTGDYYSSFGGTSAACPYAAGAVASLQSAAMGILGR